The sequence below is a genomic window from Calderihabitans maritimus.
GTCATCATCTGCATATTTCAACCAGGCTTCATATTCTTGCTGTCGAGCTGTCATATACAACAACTCCTTTTTTCAAGACTTCTTCCTTTAAAAAAAGATTACCTTGCTCAAGCATCTTTCTGAATTCATTCGGTGTATAGACGAGGAAATCCACTCCTACTTGCGGATTTGTAAGTTTCGCCAGGAACAACAATCTGTCCATAAACCTCATATCTGTATCCATGACGACTACTAGATCAATGTCGCTATATTTATTGACTCTGCCGTCTGCCATGGAGCCAAAAAGAATAATCTTTTCCGGCCGGCACTTCTCAATTATAATCCCACTTATGCGGTCCAGCTCTTCTTTTAAGTATTGGTTGTTGGTGAAGCCTCTGCCCATG
It includes:
- a CDS encoding nucleotidyltransferase domain-containing protein — its product is MGRGFTNNQYLKEELDRISGIIIEKCRPEKIILFGSMADGRVNKYSDIDLVVVMDTDMRFMDRLLFLAKLTNPQVGVDFLVYTPNEFRKMLEQGNLFLKEEVLKKGVVVYDSSTARI